In Achromobacter spanius, the following proteins share a genomic window:
- a CDS encoding helix-turn-helix transcriptional regulator: MELRIEPVYIDLPTVASITTLAESTIQGMVARGEFPAPRELSGRRVGYLYLEIMEWALSRPRSEMLPPKNTGARKSKVAGGN, encoded by the coding sequence ATGGAGCTTCGAATTGAACCCGTATACATCGACCTGCCTACGGTGGCGTCGATCACCACGCTTGCCGAATCGACCATCCAAGGCATGGTCGCCAGGGGCGAGTTTCCCGCGCCTCGTGAACTGTCGGGCCGCCGCGTCGGCTATCTCTATTTGGAAATCATGGAATGGGCGCTCAGCCGCCCCCGGTCCGAAATGCTGCCACCGAAGAACACTGGCGCGCGCAAAAGCAAAGTTGCAGGGGGAAACTAG
- a CDS encoding tyrosine-type recombinase/integrase, whose translation MQFDARAAKLLEPGRHITIDGYPGLRLEATATARAWTYRYKSPVDGRMRQKKLGRWPAMSFAAAVVEWENLRQKRDAGLDVAVEAKQERQAAQMAAAAAREKAKGALTVSDACDLYYAGHIKHHRAEKGQIEIHRIFRTMLGDLANKPAEGVTRADAFALIGSFAHIPVQAQILRRELGAAWDYCHDAGKLAETVPNWWRAILRGKLKSKGKAINGKKVGVNKRVLSPKEAGELIAWLPNFSRDVEDFLTLYLWTCARGAEIGAIEAEEIADEADGLWWTVPKEKTKNAKRPEATDFRVPLVGRAEQVVRRRLAALETGYLFPSYGKSGHWEQKSVQTRVYYQQPYSQTAPDRKRERLTVTHWAPHDLRRTSRTFLASLGCPREVGEVILGHMLPGVEGVYNRHAYDKERRVWLGRLSKYLEKLATGRS comes from the coding sequence ATGCAATTCGACGCGCGCGCCGCAAAGCTGCTTGAGCCAGGCCGACACATTACCATTGATGGCTATCCTGGGCTGCGCCTGGAGGCTACCGCTACGGCGCGGGCTTGGACCTATCGCTACAAGAGCCCAGTTGACGGCAGAATGCGCCAGAAGAAGTTGGGGCGTTGGCCTGCGATGTCATTCGCCGCAGCCGTAGTCGAGTGGGAAAACTTACGCCAGAAACGTGATGCCGGTCTAGATGTCGCGGTTGAGGCAAAGCAGGAGCGCCAGGCTGCACAGATGGCTGCGGCAGCAGCACGTGAGAAGGCGAAGGGGGCGTTGACGGTGTCCGACGCCTGCGACCTCTACTATGCGGGCCACATTAAGCACCACCGGGCCGAGAAGGGCCAGATCGAGATTCACCGCATATTCAGGACGATGCTGGGTGACTTGGCGAACAAGCCCGCCGAAGGGGTGACGCGGGCGGACGCATTCGCACTAATTGGATCGTTTGCCCACATTCCGGTGCAGGCCCAGATCCTGCGCCGTGAGTTGGGGGCGGCCTGGGACTATTGCCATGACGCCGGCAAGCTGGCAGAGACCGTGCCCAATTGGTGGCGTGCGATCCTGCGCGGAAAGCTGAAATCGAAAGGAAAGGCGATCAACGGCAAGAAGGTTGGCGTAAATAAGCGGGTCCTGTCGCCGAAGGAGGCCGGGGAGCTAATTGCCTGGCTTCCGAATTTTTCGCGCGATGTGGAGGACTTTTTGACGCTGTATCTCTGGACTTGCGCCAGAGGGGCCGAGATCGGTGCTATCGAAGCCGAGGAAATCGCGGACGAAGCGGACGGGCTGTGGTGGACCGTACCGAAAGAAAAAACAAAAAACGCAAAGCGACCAGAAGCCACGGATTTCCGCGTTCCTCTGGTCGGTCGTGCTGAGCAGGTAGTGAGGCGGCGGCTCGCTGCGCTGGAAACGGGCTACCTGTTCCCTTCTTACGGCAAATCGGGCCATTGGGAACAAAAGTCAGTTCAGACTCGTGTCTACTACCAACAGCCTTACAGCCAAACTGCGCCAGATAGGAAGCGGGAACGGTTGACGGTGACGCACTGGGCGCCGCATGACCTGCGGCGCACGTCCCGAACATTTCTCGCTTCCCTCGGTTGCCCGCGTGAAGTGGGCGAAGTAATACTGGGTCATATGCTGCCAGGAGTCGAGGGGGTGTACAACCGGCATGCCTACGACAAGGAACGTCGGGTGTGGCTCGGGCGCCTTTCGAAGTACCTGGAAAAGCTGGCCACCGGCCGAAGCTAG
- the mutS gene encoding DNA mismatch repair protein MutS, protein MHEAQGTTPKSRAETDSQLAGHTPMMQQYLRLKAEAGPLLLFYRMGDFYEMFYEDAERGARLLNLTLTKRGSSNGTPIPMAGLPVHAMEQYLARLVAMGESIAICEQIGDPAASKGPVERRIVRIVTPGTLTDDALLPAKADRALAAVFVSGNARAPRAGLAWLNLASGEFRVTECAPAQLESELHRIAPAEIICADNAVFEFPFEGARSRVPDWHFESDGARAHLLAHFKTDTLAGFDIEDMPAGICAAGALLRYAARTQSQALAHVQSLSAERPGQYVLLDPVTRRNLELTQTLSGEDAPTLFSLLDGCRTPMGSRLLRRWLHHPLRENEQALARQQAISALLAGRMDVEQTFGSAGLLEALRAALNAFPDIERIAARLALRSVRPRELASLRDALQSLPALRDLVEPMAGSPRLGELFSHLSVDPALAALLVRAIAPEPAVAIRDGGVLATGFDAELDELRGLAADGGDFLVQLEARERERTGISNLRVEFNRVHGFYIEVSKGQTAKVPEDYRRRQTLKNAERYITPELKAWEDKVLSAQDRSLAREKWLFEQLLDVLAEHVRPLSDCAAALAELDTLAALGEHARRHDWIAPDLSENADIDIDAGRHPVVEHAIERFTPNGCRLDPARRMLLITGPNMGGKSTYMRQVALIVLLARIGSFVPAARARVGKIDRIFTRIGAADDLAGGRSTFMMEMTEAAAILSASTPNSLVLMDEIGRGTSTYDGLALAWAIACRLLAHNRALTLFATHYFELTRLPAEQPASANVHLAAAESAAGIVFLHEVREGPASRSYGIQVAQRAGVPAAVIRQATRELERLEAQGAPTPQLGLFSAAADADAQAYAQAERHDAIEALDALREELATIDPDSLTPREALDALYRLKKHLQ, encoded by the coding sequence ATGCACGAAGCACAAGGCACAACGCCGAAATCGCGGGCTGAAACCGATAGTCAGCTTGCAGGCCACACCCCCATGATGCAGCAGTACCTTCGCTTGAAAGCGGAGGCTGGCCCCTTGCTGCTCTTCTACCGCATGGGCGACTTCTATGAAATGTTCTACGAAGACGCCGAGCGCGGCGCGCGCCTGCTCAACCTCACGCTGACCAAGCGGGGTTCGTCCAACGGCACGCCCATCCCCATGGCCGGCCTGCCCGTACACGCCATGGAGCAATACCTGGCGCGGCTGGTCGCCATGGGCGAGTCCATCGCCATCTGCGAACAGATTGGTGACCCCGCCGCGTCCAAGGGGCCGGTCGAACGCCGCATCGTGCGCATCGTCACCCCCGGCACCTTGACCGACGACGCGCTGCTGCCCGCCAAGGCCGACCGCGCGCTGGCCGCCGTGTTCGTGTCCGGCAATGCCCGTGCGCCGCGCGCCGGCCTGGCCTGGCTGAACCTGGCCAGCGGCGAATTCCGCGTCACCGAATGCGCGCCGGCCCAACTGGAATCCGAGCTGCATCGCATTGCGCCCGCCGAGATCATTTGCGCCGACAACGCCGTCTTTGAATTTCCCTTTGAAGGCGCGCGCTCGCGCGTGCCGGACTGGCACTTTGAAAGCGACGGCGCGCGCGCGCATCTGCTGGCGCACTTCAAGACCGATACCCTGGCGGGCTTCGATATTGAAGACATGCCGGCCGGCATTTGCGCCGCCGGCGCCTTGCTGCGCTATGCGGCGCGCACGCAATCGCAGGCGCTGGCGCACGTGCAAAGCCTGTCGGCCGAACGCCCGGGCCAGTATGTGCTGCTGGACCCGGTCACCCGCCGCAACCTGGAACTGACGCAAACGCTGTCGGGCGAAGACGCGCCCACGCTGTTCTCGCTGCTGGACGGCTGCCGCACCCCCATGGGCAGCCGCCTGCTGCGCCGCTGGCTGCATCATCCCTTGCGCGAGAACGAACAGGCGCTGGCTCGCCAGCAGGCCATTTCGGCGCTGTTGGCCGGCCGCATGGACGTGGAACAAACGTTTGGGTCGGCCGGCTTGCTGGAAGCGCTGCGCGCCGCGCTGAACGCCTTCCCGGACATCGAACGCATCGCCGCACGCCTGGCGCTGCGCTCGGTGCGCCCACGTGAACTGGCCAGCCTGCGCGATGCCCTGCAATCGCTGCCCGCGCTGCGCGACCTGGTCGAACCCATGGCGGGATCGCCGCGCCTGGGTGAGTTGTTCTCGCACCTGTCGGTGGACCCGGCGCTGGCCGCGCTGCTGGTGCGCGCCATTGCGCCGGAACCGGCCGTCGCCATCCGCGACGGCGGCGTGCTGGCCACGGGCTTTGATGCCGAACTTGACGAGCTGCGCGGCCTGGCGGCCGATGGCGGCGATTTTCTGGTGCAACTGGAAGCCCGCGAACGCGAGCGCACCGGCATCAGCAACCTGCGCGTGGAATTCAACCGCGTGCATGGCTTCTATATTGAAGTCAGCAAGGGCCAGACGGCCAAGGTGCCGGAAGACTACCGCCGCCGCCAGACGCTGAAAAACGCCGAACGCTACATCACGCCCGAACTCAAGGCCTGGGAAGACAAGGTCTTGTCCGCGCAGGACCGTTCCCTGGCGCGCGAGAAATGGCTGTTCGAGCAATTGCTGGACGTGCTGGCCGAACACGTGCGGCCCTTGTCGGACTGCGCCGCCGCGCTGGCCGAGCTGGACACGCTGGCGGCGTTGGGCGAACATGCGCGCCGCCACGACTGGATCGCGCCTGATCTGTCCGAAAACGCCGACATCGACATCGACGCCGGCCGCCACCCCGTGGTGGAACACGCCATTGAACGCTTCACCCCCAACGGTTGCCGGCTGGATCCGGCGCGCCGCATGCTGCTGATCACCGGCCCGAACATGGGCGGTAAGTCGACCTACATGCGGCAGGTGGCGTTGATTGTGCTGCTGGCGCGCATCGGCAGCTTCGTGCCGGCCGCGCGGGCCCGCGTCGGCAAGATCGACCGCATCTTTACCCGCATCGGCGCCGCCGATGACCTGGCGGGCGGGCGTTCGACCTTCATGATGGAAATGACCGAGGCCGCCGCCATCCTGTCGGCCAGCACGCCCAACAGCCTGGTGCTGATGGACGAGATCGGCCGTGGCACGTCCACCTACGACGGCCTGGCGCTGGCGTGGGCCATCGCCTGCCGCTTGCTGGCGCACAACCGCGCGCTGACGCTGTTCGCCACCCACTACTTTGAACTGACGCGCCTGCCGGCCGAACAACCCGCGTCGGCCAACGTGCACCTGGCCGCCGCGGAATCCGCCGCGGGCATCGTGTTCCTGCACGAAGTGCGCGAAGGCCCCGCCAGCCGCAGCTACGGGATTCAAGTGGCCCAACGCGCCGGCGTGCCGGCGGCGGTCATCCGCCAGGCCACGCGCGAGCTTGAACGGCTGGAAGCGCAAGGCGCGCCGACCCCGCAGTTGGGCTTGTTCTCGGCCGCGGCCGATGCCGACGCGCAAGCCTATGCCCAGGCCGAGCGGCACGACGCCATCGAAGCGCTGGACGCGCTGCGCGAAGAGCTTGCCACCATCGACCCCGACAGCCTCACCCCGCGCGAAGCGCTGGACGCCCTTTACCGCCTGAAGAAGCACCTTCAATGA
- a CDS encoding cupin domain-containing protein: protein MNLDQPLPLLGNQSPNDFMRRYWQRKPLLIRQAIPGFKPPLAIAAIKKLARRDDVESRLIWRENGEWQMENGPFARLPKDNEGDWTLLVQSVDLLSDAASELMGLFRFIPDARLDDVMVSIASHGGGVGPHFDSYDVFLLQAAGEREWRYGRQKDLSLEPGLPLKILSNFQPEEKAVLSPGDMLYLPPQAAHDGVAVGDGCMTISIGFRAPTQAILARGLLEAAADQVMARVGLLGGPYGEPALPGPKLSAVYRDPGQPAVDTPAALPDALVAATLETVEKLRFDDALASRFLGCWLTEPHNQSVFDAADSVDVDLEEAWPESGRLVLDRRSRMLYRGKQLFINGETAMTPADAALRTLADARRLDCADPACAKLSPEARSCLADWLDSGWIHYVAT, encoded by the coding sequence ATGAACCTCGACCAACCCCTGCCGCTCTTGGGCAACCAAAGCCCCAACGACTTCATGCGTCGCTACTGGCAGCGCAAGCCGCTGCTGATCCGCCAGGCCATTCCCGGCTTCAAGCCGCCCCTGGCCATCGCCGCCATCAAGAAGCTGGCGCGGCGCGACGACGTGGAATCGCGCCTGATCTGGCGCGAGAACGGCGAATGGCAAATGGAAAATGGCCCCTTCGCGCGCCTGCCCAAGGACAACGAGGGCGACTGGACGCTGCTGGTGCAAAGCGTGGATCTGCTCAGCGACGCGGCGTCTGAATTGATGGGCCTGTTCCGCTTCATTCCCGACGCCCGGCTTGACGACGTGATGGTCAGCATCGCCAGCCATGGCGGCGGCGTGGGTCCGCACTTCGACAGCTATGACGTCTTCCTGCTGCAAGCCGCGGGTGAACGCGAATGGCGTTACGGCCGCCAGAAAGACCTGTCGCTGGAACCCGGTCTGCCCTTGAAGATCCTCAGCAATTTCCAGCCAGAGGAAAAAGCGGTGCTGTCGCCCGGCGACATGCTGTATCTGCCGCCCCAGGCCGCGCACGACGGCGTCGCCGTGGGCGACGGCTGCATGACCATCTCGATCGGTTTCCGCGCCCCTACCCAGGCCATACTGGCGCGCGGCCTGCTCGAAGCCGCGGCCGACCAGGTGATGGCGCGTGTGGGCTTGCTGGGCGGCCCTTACGGCGAACCGGCGCTGCCCGGCCCGAAGCTGTCGGCGGTGTACCGCGACCCGGGCCAACCCGCCGTCGACACGCCTGCCGCCCTGCCCGATGCGCTGGTGGCCGCCACGCTGGAAACGGTTGAAAAGCTGCGTTTTGACGATGCGCTGGCCTCGCGCTTTTTGGGCTGCTGGCTGACCGAACCCCACAATCAAAGCGTCTTTGACGCCGCGGACAGCGTTGATGTGGACCTGGAAGAGGCCTGGCCGGAATCGGGGCGCTTGGTGCTGGACCGCCGCAGCCGCATGCTCTATCGCGGCAAACAGCTCTTCATCAATGGTGAAACCGCGATGACGCCCGCCGACGCGGCACTGCGCACGCTGGCGGACGCCCGCCGCCTGGACTGCGCTGATCCGGCTTGCGCCAAGTTGTCGCCCGAGGCACGCTCCTGCTTGGCGGATTGGCTGGATTCCGGCTGGATTCACTACGTGGCGACGTAG
- a CDS encoding endopeptidase — MMSKTLIIASVLAVALSACNKKEDAAAPATTPGASTPAPTTTPPATSPAPAPAPGTTPGGGSTTPGGSTTPAS, encoded by the coding sequence ATGATGAGCAAAACCTTGATTATTGCCTCGGTGCTGGCCGTTGCGCTCAGCGCTTGCAACAAGAAGGAAGATGCCGCGGCGCCCGCGACCACCCCGGGGGCAAGCACGCCCGCCCCCACGACCACGCCGCCCGCCACTTCGCCGGCTCCGGCCCCCGCGCCTGGCACCACCCCTGGCGGCGGTTCGACCACCCCGGGCGGCTCGACCACGCCCGCGTCTTAA